The following proteins come from a genomic window of Paramicrobacterium humi:
- a CDS encoding zinc-ribbon domain-containing protein: MTTLPFPVRPRDKETFESYSGRVLHANICDATHRRSLTNAATPDQSTASKNATWSQLLTELTGRKVSELEKPPAPAHHEDGSSCPQCNTGLEERWMCLLCAHGAQVKQHPHFSNPVCLKHARWVGLHTPVEEQHPVSDEVHAAALTFKRLADRNHIAPYLYAFLLALVAPASTSVGNRAAEAASFLKVVALAAMLASDSFQRNVLDPAITYVTAYARLEHQIRRTIGALDYNISRGLWLHLRPTFAAIRRSITRQEPYERTWAHDQHVRADLARHFAKHTGKLAPFSEYLDVTEDSIASAEQFTADLGASRLVVRGEHTLTRPTLLVCESGHEYIAQEAATTRVPQPQKRRVRHCPTCRNHVLEPGWNDFATTHPELAAELDVKKSGITPRQFRAASREHYWWTCPQGHSYKTRPTNRAFNQTSCPVCMNRKIVPGVNDIATTHPEVLSEWKHLDDTGGPHNYSAGSSRAVRWVCPKGHEYIMSPVDWLSGHRCHTCAHERLRKNGRHLSATHPNLAAEWDYEENKLTPEDIDATFHKKVAWVCASGHHYWQRVDLRARGFPCTRCAKSGVIQGRNDLATTHADLVSEWHPYKNRHTPERVLAGEGEFWWRCLAAGHDYRHTAAHRRELRGCPLCPDHMRILNTTH, from the coding sequence ATGACCACGCTCCCGTTCCCGGTGCGGCCCCGCGACAAAGAGACGTTCGAGAGCTACAGCGGCCGCGTACTCCACGCAAATATCTGCGATGCCACGCACCGACGGTCCCTCACCAACGCTGCTACCCCGGACCAGTCGACCGCGAGCAAGAACGCCACCTGGTCGCAGCTGCTAACCGAACTCACCGGCCGCAAGGTCTCCGAACTGGAGAAGCCGCCGGCCCCGGCCCATCATGAAGACGGCAGCTCCTGCCCACAGTGCAACACCGGGCTCGAAGAGCGCTGGATGTGTCTACTCTGCGCCCACGGAGCACAGGTGAAACAGCACCCGCACTTCTCTAACCCCGTCTGCCTCAAACACGCCCGCTGGGTCGGACTCCACACCCCAGTCGAGGAGCAACATCCTGTGAGTGACGAAGTCCACGCCGCCGCATTGACGTTCAAGCGTCTTGCCGACCGAAACCACATCGCACCCTACCTCTACGCGTTCCTTCTCGCCCTCGTGGCGCCCGCGTCGACGAGCGTCGGCAACCGTGCAGCCGAAGCGGCGTCATTCCTCAAAGTCGTCGCACTCGCCGCCATGCTCGCCAGCGACTCGTTCCAACGCAACGTGCTCGACCCCGCCATCACCTACGTCACCGCCTACGCCCGCCTCGAACACCAGATTCGCCGCACCATCGGCGCGCTCGACTACAACATTTCCCGAGGGCTATGGCTGCACCTCAGGCCGACTTTCGCCGCCATCAGACGCTCAATTACACGACAGGAGCCGTACGAGCGCACCTGGGCACACGACCAGCATGTGCGCGCAGACCTCGCCAGGCACTTCGCAAAACACACTGGCAAACTCGCTCCCTTCAGCGAGTACCTCGACGTCACAGAAGACAGCATCGCCAGCGCCGAACAATTCACTGCGGACCTCGGCGCCAGCCGGCTGGTGGTCCGAGGCGAACACACGCTCACCCGGCCGACCTTGCTCGTCTGCGAAAGCGGGCACGAATACATCGCGCAAGAAGCCGCAACCACACGTGTCCCCCAACCCCAAAAAAGGCGCGTGAGACACTGCCCGACCTGCCGAAACCACGTGCTCGAACCGGGCTGGAATGATTTCGCTACCACCCACCCCGAACTCGCCGCCGAACTCGACGTCAAGAAGAGCGGCATCACGCCACGTCAATTCAGAGCCGCCAGCCGGGAGCACTACTGGTGGACATGCCCCCAGGGCCACAGCTACAAGACCCGCCCAACCAACCGCGCGTTCAACCAAACCAGCTGCCCCGTCTGCATGAACCGCAAAATCGTGCCCGGCGTCAACGACATCGCTACAACCCATCCTGAAGTCCTCAGCGAATGGAAGCACCTCGATGACACAGGAGGCCCACACAACTACTCGGCCGGGTCTAGCCGAGCTGTTAGATGGGTATGCCCCAAGGGCCACGAGTACATCATGAGTCCCGTCGACTGGCTCAGCGGCCATCGCTGCCACACATGCGCCCACGAACGACTCCGGAAAAACGGTCGCCATCTTTCAGCAACACACCCGAATCTCGCGGCGGAATGGGACTACGAAGAAAACAAGCTCACGCCGGAGGACATCGACGCAACCTTTCACAAGAAAGTCGCATGGGTCTGCGCGAGCGGGCACCACTACTGGCAACGCGTCGACCTCCGCGCACGTGGATTCCCCTGCACTCGCTGCGCAAAATCAGGCGTCATCCAAGGCAGGAACGACTTGGCCACGACCCACGCCGACCTCGTCAGCGAATGGCACCCATACAAGAACAGACACACGCCGGAGCGCGTCCTCGCCGGCGAGGGTGAGTTCTGGTGGAGATGCCTAGCCGCGGGCCATGACTACCGTCACACCGCAGCACACCGCCGAGAACTTCGCGGCTGCCCGCTCTGCCCCGACCACATGAGAATACTCAACACCACTCACTAA
- a CDS encoding TniB family NTP-binding protein, producing MLFRDTDTADALHTREGLYSYLASRKTAPRVLQDEDYDILSTAEKHAYDEERIRFLSGDITLNTPALASAKKLLVQTITQNHGRNSGHAGMMLNGKPGVGKTTAAKSLLRFTHSQYAKQFPGFERAGRLPVVYIDVPASSSGKLLMRTFADFLGIPVATNETMGTTRRRVIDALRKAHTQLVVVDEIQNLSARNIGAGESVDVLKSLHNELACTFLYAGIDLTSGELLSGVRGNQLRSRFSILELGNSTIGTKDGKAAWRKLVAGFEASLPLRHHEKGTLTELAGYLYSRTGGSIGSLSRLITGSAIQAITDPTISVERVDEDLLSQQVLDGTAESFYANYRAGNRKEATA from the coding sequence ATGCTGTTCCGTGACACAGACACTGCAGACGCTCTCCATACTCGAGAGGGGCTCTACTCCTATCTTGCCTCCCGCAAGACAGCACCTCGCGTGCTCCAGGACGAGGACTACGACATCCTCAGCACGGCCGAAAAACACGCATATGACGAGGAACGTATTCGCTTCCTCTCGGGCGATATCACCCTCAACACACCGGCGCTGGCCTCCGCAAAGAAACTCCTCGTGCAGACCATCACCCAAAACCACGGCCGAAACTCTGGCCACGCGGGGATGATGCTCAACGGAAAACCCGGCGTGGGCAAGACCACCGCAGCCAAGTCGTTGCTGCGCTTCACTCATAGCCAGTACGCGAAGCAGTTCCCGGGCTTCGAACGCGCTGGACGACTGCCGGTCGTCTACATCGACGTTCCCGCCTCATCCTCCGGGAAGCTGCTGATGCGCACGTTCGCGGATTTCCTCGGAATCCCCGTCGCGACGAACGAAACGATGGGGACCACGCGGCGCCGCGTCATCGATGCACTCCGGAAGGCGCACACCCAACTCGTCGTCGTCGACGAAATCCAGAACCTTTCCGCCCGCAACATCGGTGCCGGCGAAAGCGTCGACGTGCTCAAGAGCCTCCACAACGAGCTCGCCTGCACGTTCCTGTACGCCGGCATCGACCTCACCTCGGGCGAACTGCTCTCCGGTGTGCGTGGCAATCAGCTCCGCAGCCGCTTCAGCATCCTCGAACTGGGCAACTCCACCATCGGCACGAAAGACGGCAAGGCCGCGTGGCGGAAGCTCGTCGCCGGATTCGAAGCCTCGCTCCCTCTCCGCCACCATGAGAAGGGAACGCTCACGGAGCTCGCCGGCTATCTCTATAGCCGAACGGGTGGTTCCATCGGCTCGCTCAGCCGCCTCATCACTGGAAGCGCCATCCAGGCCATCACCGACCCCACCATCAGCGTGGAACGCGTCGACGAGGACCTCCTCAGCCAGCAAGTCCTCGACGGCACCGCGGAATCCTTCTACGCCAACTACCGTGCCGGCAACCGCAAGGAGGCAACCGCATGA
- a CDS encoding universal stress protein, giving the protein MPEPAPDNVIVVGIAPTRIDEIVEVAASLAQDLGASLVIGHVMINTSLVEYSPASTRDGLSLAPAVDEEMEELSLHIGERVESVVAGRAPWNLRMLGGDPAKALGRLSAELNARLIIVGGVRRGMMHEVEDVISGSITAALTRLQDRPVVVVPARRR; this is encoded by the coding sequence ATGCCTGAGCCAGCCCCGGACAATGTGATCGTCGTCGGAATCGCACCGACGCGCATCGACGAGATCGTCGAGGTCGCGGCGAGCCTCGCGCAGGATCTCGGCGCGTCACTCGTCATCGGCCATGTGATGATCAACACGTCCCTCGTCGAGTACTCTCCGGCGTCGACGCGGGACGGGCTCTCGCTCGCGCCCGCCGTCGACGAGGAGATGGAGGAACTCTCCCTTCACATCGGAGAGCGGGTCGAGTCCGTTGTCGCCGGCCGCGCACCGTGGAACCTCCGCATGCTCGGCGGAGATCCGGCGAAGGCGCTCGGCCGACTGTCAGCCGAGCTCAATGCGCGACTCATCATCGTCGGAGGAGTGCGGCGCGGAATGATGCACGAGGTTGAGGACGTGATCAGCGGCTCGATTACAGCCGCGCTGACACGACTCCAGGATCGACCGGTCGTCGTCGTGCCCGCGCGGCGGCGCTGA
- a CDS encoding Mu transposase C-terminal domain-containing protein, with amino-acid sequence MRELDYSAPVVLDDGATYTLANHSTTAVRLRHNTDGSFVDMPLSVLAQRVTGMPPYKATSPRAFDDETLADDVRFWAGHATEVITGVHPDKPCADPAYDLSLTTKTARINAKSAELRSAGHKASPKTVQRHVLAFEHAGTSALVDGRRRDDSIPQAALVPQHVRTVLAELLSKQVNGATLTRKEFIERAHAQLLRDYDASKVPAVSTMYRYLQAMDDGRHAFGSAKSRRTKANQPKRRMAKSAELVPGAQVQVDSTPLDVLVRNREGNAVRPILTIMVDAASRSILASTIRLEAAKGIDHALLLAQALVPLQNRPDRSDHRRTLQLANPGLNLLETDELERLADRQPYVFPRRIMMDNGKDYASTVFLAACEKFGLDATLSAIHTPTDKGIVERTFGSIRTLFAQKLPGYTGRSPEYRGRAPEKEELLSAEAVHELFTDWVLRDWQNRKHDGLTDLFDPTITYTPNEVLQRASCVTASVVLPLTRSDFIDLLPTMHRTIGATGVTYQRREYDSSQLNEFRGHKSNDVRHRGLWEFRYDPYNPSAIWLRHPDGGWVECQDRRTGDLDANFAELFFQHTPESDREYSARTNAAISGTPLPAPTDRFERMAEHLSEMSAHRDTDEAYAAFDEDDEGIY; translated from the coding sequence ATGCGTGAACTCGACTACAGCGCTCCCGTCGTCCTCGACGATGGCGCCACATACACTCTGGCGAACCACAGCACGACAGCCGTTCGATTGCGTCACAACACCGACGGTTCATTCGTCGACATGCCGTTGTCAGTGCTCGCGCAGCGCGTCACTGGAATGCCGCCGTACAAGGCCACATCCCCGCGCGCATTCGATGACGAGACACTCGCCGACGACGTGCGATTCTGGGCTGGACATGCGACTGAGGTCATCACCGGCGTCCACCCCGATAAACCGTGCGCCGACCCCGCATACGACCTTTCGTTGACGACGAAGACCGCACGCATCAACGCGAAGTCCGCAGAGTTGCGCTCAGCTGGTCACAAGGCATCACCCAAAACGGTTCAACGGCATGTGTTGGCGTTCGAGCACGCAGGAACCAGCGCCCTCGTCGACGGCCGGCGACGGGATGACTCCATCCCGCAAGCCGCCCTGGTCCCTCAGCATGTGCGCACCGTTCTAGCTGAGCTTCTGAGTAAGCAAGTCAATGGCGCGACTCTGACGCGTAAAGAGTTCATCGAGCGAGCTCATGCGCAATTGCTGCGCGACTACGATGCATCTAAGGTCCCGGCCGTGTCGACGATGTACCGGTATTTACAGGCGATGGATGATGGTCGGCACGCGTTCGGGTCGGCGAAGTCACGTCGCACCAAGGCGAACCAGCCGAAGCGCCGTATGGCCAAGTCAGCCGAGCTGGTGCCTGGGGCTCAAGTCCAGGTTGATTCCACTCCGCTGGATGTCCTTGTCCGCAACAGGGAAGGTAACGCGGTCCGCCCGATTTTGACCATCATGGTCGATGCTGCCTCGCGCAGCATCCTGGCATCCACAATCCGGCTCGAGGCCGCCAAAGGCATCGACCACGCGCTGCTGCTGGCACAGGCGCTCGTGCCGTTGCAGAATCGTCCCGACCGCAGTGACCACCGCCGTACCCTGCAGCTGGCTAACCCTGGTCTTAATCTGCTGGAGACGGACGAGTTGGAGCGCCTGGCCGACCGGCAGCCGTATGTGTTCCCCAGGCGCATCATGATGGACAACGGCAAGGACTACGCCTCGACGGTCTTCCTCGCCGCTTGCGAGAAATTCGGTCTGGATGCGACCCTGTCGGCCATCCACACGCCGACGGACAAGGGAATCGTCGAGCGCACGTTCGGCAGCATCAGAACACTGTTTGCCCAGAAGCTCCCTGGCTACACGGGTCGTTCACCTGAGTACCGTGGCCGGGCTCCGGAGAAGGAAGAGCTGCTCTCCGCGGAAGCTGTGCACGAGCTGTTCACGGATTGGGTGCTTCGTGACTGGCAGAACCGCAAACACGACGGCCTGACCGACTTATTCGACCCGACCATCACGTACACGCCCAACGAGGTCCTACAGCGCGCCTCCTGCGTGACCGCCAGCGTCGTCCTGCCGCTCACCCGGTCGGATTTCATCGACCTGCTCCCCACCATGCATCGCACCATTGGCGCGACCGGAGTCACCTATCAACGCCGGGAGTACGACTCGTCACAGCTGAACGAGTTCCGTGGGCACAAATCGAACGACGTGCGACACCGCGGCCTTTGGGAATTCCGGTACGACCCGTACAACCCCTCCGCCATCTGGCTGCGCCACCCGGACGGCGGGTGGGTGGAATGCCAAGACCGCCGGACCGGAGACCTTGACGCGAACTTTGCTGAACTGTTCTTCCAGCACACGCCTGAAAGCGACCGTGAGTACTCCGCCCGCACCAACGCCGCCATCAGCGGAACCCCGCTGCCGGCCCCCACGGACCGTTTCGAGCGGATGGCCGAGCATCTCTCCGAAATGAGCGCGCATAGAGATACCGACGAGGCATACGCCGCGTTCGATGAAGACGATGAAGGGATTTACTGA
- a CDS encoding FBP domain-containing protein, whose protein sequence is MLSLTEKQIRASFINASVRERSALTLPANFDDLDWDALDFLGWRDPKLPKVGYVVAVLDGQPVGIMLKQAEAKTRTRPQCSWCEDVHLPNDVVFYSAKRAGQSGRNGNTVGTLVCANFECSANARRRPPTAYIGFDVEAARQRQIEALRANVGNFLRDIRDKS, encoded by the coding sequence ATGCTGTCCTTGACCGAAAAACAAATCCGCGCGTCGTTCATCAACGCGTCTGTGCGCGAACGCAGCGCCCTCACCCTTCCTGCGAACTTCGACGATCTGGATTGGGACGCGCTCGACTTCCTCGGCTGGCGTGATCCGAAACTGCCGAAGGTCGGGTACGTCGTCGCTGTGCTCGATGGTCAGCCCGTCGGGATCATGCTGAAGCAGGCCGAGGCGAAGACACGCACGCGCCCGCAGTGCTCATGGTGCGAGGACGTCCACCTGCCCAACGACGTCGTGTTCTACAGCGCCAAACGGGCCGGGCAGTCAGGCCGCAACGGCAACACCGTGGGGACGCTCGTCTGCGCGAACTTCGAGTGCTCCGCCAACGCGCGCCGCCGCCCGCCGACGGCCTACATCGGGTTCGACGTGGAGGCGGCACGCCAGCGTCAGATCGAGGCGTTGCGCGCGAACGTCGGGAACTTCCTGCGCGACATCCGCGACAAGAGCTGA